Proteins encoded together in one Benincasa hispida cultivar B227 chromosome 1, ASM972705v1, whole genome shotgun sequence window:
- the LOC120070332 gene encoding dirigent protein 16-like, protein MFIGQSSFPAFLATVIIVVHFVASKSAAVTANTGGHEPVLEFYMHDILGGGSPTARPITGLLGNIYTGQVPFATPIGFLPPDGGVAIPNANGALPTVNGINGIPLGTGLSGTAFAGNPNPQNIPQTQLGPDGLGLGFGTITVIDDILTTAPELGSQSIGQAQGVYVASSADGTTQMMAFTAMLEGGEYGDSLNFYGVFRIGSPSSHLSVTGGTGKFKNARGIAEMRSLIPPGQHVTDGAETLLRVLVHLSY, encoded by the coding sequence ATGTTCATCGGGCAATCATCTTTTCCCGCCTTCCTTGCGACGGTAATCATCGTGGTGCATTTTGTGGCGTCCAAGTCTGCAGCTGTCACTGCCAATACTGGGGGACACGAACCGGTCCTTGAATTTTATATGCACGACATTCTCGGCGGTGGCAGCCCAACCGCGAGACCGATTACTGGCCTGCTGGGGAACATATACACTGGTCAAGTACCCTTTGCAACACCTATAGGCTTCCTTCCCCCAGACGGTGGTGTAGCAATCCCAAATGCCAATGGTGCTCTCCCTACTGTGAATGGCATCAATGGGATCCCTCTAGGGACTGGCTTGTCTGGCACCGCTTTTGCTGGAAATCCCAACCCACAAAATATCCCCCAAACCCAATTGGGACCAGATGGCTTGGGGCTAGGCTTCGGAACCATTACCGTCATCGATGACATCTTGACCACCGCGCCAGAGTTGGGCTCACAATCAATTGGCCAAGCACAAGGGGTGTATGTGGCTAGCTCAGCTGATGGAACTACGCAGATGATGGCATTTACAGCCATGCTCGAAGGAGGAGAATATGGGGACAGTCTCAACTTCTATGGAGTATTCAGGATTGGTAGCCCCTCGTCACATTTGTCAGTGACTGGAGGAACTGGCAAGTTCAAGAACGCACGTGGGATTGCAGAGATGCGGTCGCTCATTCCTCCTGGCCAGCACGTCACAGATGGAGCAGAAACATTGCTGAGGGTCCTTGTACATCTAAGCTACTGA
- the LOC120069147 gene encoding beta-glucuronosyltransferase GlcAT14B-like: MGVTTSPSALAERQPNSQLKKLITTTTTSTLSRPKKMQSSPAPPFAAPSPAAVALKDSKTTLSIILATALFSLIFFLSISSSAHFSSAALPRRPKPDPFLFPTRQAHRTVFHSSNASSDPTPPSIAYLISGSNGDFDRILRLLLAVYHPRNHYLLHLDLSAPQTERDSLSLAVESVPIFRAAQNVDVIGKADFVYLKGSSAISSTLHGASLLLHLSPNWDWFIRLSADDYPLVTQDDLLHILSFLPKDMNFVTHSSYIGWREARKLKPIIVDPGLYLSEKTAMFYATQKRELPNAFHLFSGSSISILSRNVVEFCILGTDNLPRTLLMYFSNTQSGHLNYFPTVLCNSRQFNKTVLNDNLLFAIFDKPPKEQPQVLGPSDFDLMIESGAAFATRFKLNDPVLNRIDNEILNRGPGHTVPGGWCLGELGNDTCLVWGDADVIRPGLGARRLEKRIVGLLSNGTFRLNRCVVVE; the protein is encoded by the exons atgggagTGACTACATCCCCATCAGCTTTAGCTGAGCGGCAGCCTAACTCACAACTGAAGAAACTGATAACCACCACCACCACTTCCACTCTTTCTCGCCCCAAAAAAATGCAATCCTCTCCGGCGCCGCCGTTTGCCGCCCCCTCCCCCGCCGCCGTCGCCCTCAAAGACTCCAAAACCACTCTCTCCATCATCCTCGCCACCGCCCTCTTCTCCCTTATCTtcttcctctccatctcctcCTCCGCCCACTTCTCCTCT GCCGCCCTCCCACGCCGCCCCAAACCCGACCCTTTCCTCTTCCCCACCCGCCAGGCCCATCGGACTGTCTTCCATAGCAGCAATGCTTCTTCCGATCCCACTCCCCCTTCTATCGCTTATCTCATTTCCGGATCCAATGGCGATTTCGATCGGATTCTTCGCCTTCTTCTCGCCGTTTATCATCCTAGGAACCACTATCTTCTTCACCTTGATCTCTCCGCTCCTCAAACGGAGCGCGATTCTCTTTCCCTCGCCGTCGAATCTGTTCCCATTTTCAGAGCTGCTCAGAATGTCGATGTAATTGGTAAGGCTGATTTTGTGTATCTCAAAGGCTCCTCCGCAATTTCTTCGACGCTTCACGGTGCTTCGCTGCTCCTCCACTTGTCGCCGAATTGGGATTGGTTTATTCGTCTCTCCGCCGATGATTACCCACTTGTCACGCAAGACG ATCTTCTTCACATTCTGTCATTTCTGCCTAAGGATATGAACTTCGTAACGCATTCGAGTTACATTGGGTGGAGAGA GGCTAGGAAATTGAAGCCAATAATTGTTGATCCTGGGCTTTATCTTTCTGAGAAAACTGCCATGTTCTATGCCACCCAGAAGAGGGAATTGCCTAATGCGTTTCACTTGTTTTCAG GTTCATCTATTTCTATTTTAAGTCGAAATGTTGTCGAGTTCTGCATTCTTGGAACGGATAATCTTCCAAGAACTCTATTGATGTACTTCTCGAATACTCAATCTGGCCACTTGAACTATTTTCCAACTGTCCTCTGTAATTCTCGTCAGTTCAACAAGACAGTCCTTAATGATAATTTACTATTTGCCATATTTGATAAGCCACCTAAAGAACAACCCCAAGTCCTCGGCCCCTCTGATTTTGATCTCATGATTGAGAGTGGAGCAGCCTTCGCCACAAGATTTAAGTTGAACGACCCAGTCCTCAATCGTATTGATAATGAGATCTTGAATCGTGGCCCCGGACATACTGTGCCTGGTGGGTGGTGCTTGGGGGAGCTTGGAAATGATACATGTTTGGTCTGGGGAGATGCAGATGTAATTAGGCCAGGTTTAGGAgcaagaagacttgaaaaaCGAATTGTTGGATTGCTTTCAAATGGTACGTTTAGATTGAACAGGTGTGTAGTTGTTGAATGA
- the LOC120073378 gene encoding hydroxyethylthiazole kinase — MNSKQNEDEEQRRQWGARAWATLATVRTRSPLIQCITNFVSMDLVANTLLSAGASPAMLHSVEELPDFTPNADALCINVGTLSPAWLPAMKFAAELAVKAGKPWVLDPVAVGASKFRMMACLELMNLKPTVVRGNGSEIIALSKASAESSMGVDSCHESVDAVEVAKSLAQSSGAIVAVSGAVDIVTDGKQVIGARNGVAMMQKITATGCSVTALIAAFLAVDQLHALEATTLALSIFGIAGEMGMDMAKGPASLRTHLIDSLYGLDEAALISRVRISSL; from the exons ATGAATTCGAAGCAAAACGAAGACGAAGAACAGCGACGGCAATGGGGAGCTAGAGCGTGGGCCACACTCGCCACCGTGCGAACCCGATCACCGCTCATCCAATGCATCACTAACTTCGTTTCAATGGATTTAGTGGCCAATACTCTCTTATCCGCAGGAGCCTCGCCGGCCATGCTTCATTCTGTCGAGGAGTTGCCGGATTTCACTCCTAACGCCGATGCTCTCTGTATCAATGTTGGCACGCTTTCCCCCGCCTGGTTGCCCGCCATGAAGTTCGCCGCTGAACTGGCGGTGAAGGCCGGGAAGCCCTGGGTTCTCGATCCGGTGGCGGTTGGAGCTTCTAAGTTCCGGATGATGGCTTGTTTGGAGCTTATGAATCTGAAGCCCACCGTTGTTAGAGGGAATGGATCGGAAATAATCGCCTTGTCTAAAGCTTCTGCAGAGTCCAGTATG GGTGTCGATAGCTGCCATGAGTCAGTGGATGCTGTAGAAGTTGCCAAATCATTAGCTCAATCCAGTGGAGCCATAGTAGCAGTATCAGGAGCTGTGGACATAGTTACAGACGGGAAGCAAGTTATTGGCGCTCGTAATGGAGTTGCCATGATGCAGAAGATTACGGCAACTGGATGCTCAGTAACAGCCCTTATTGCTGCCTTCCTTGCTGTTGATCAACTTCATGCTTTAGAGGCAACAACTTTGGCTTTATCAATATTTGGAATTGCGGGAGAAATGGGAATGGACATGGCAAAGGGCCCTGCATCACTACGAACTCATTTGATTGATTCATTATATGGGCTCGATGAAGCTGCTCTAATCTCGCGAGTAAGGATCTCCAGCTTGTGA
- the LOC120073384 gene encoding PHD finger protein ING1-like, whose amino-acid sequence MKLMMSKSIASELPIKRLPCRSGIFDLVDTYIQQLDQYLKNFDEKLRQERGSDAATGLPTSSVDGNTKSGRGTEGGRGGCKKNGQAAAATVATESSTATTPTGMELELPIDPNEPTYCLCNQVSYGEMVARDNPNVCDNFLPQFPIILVITTIS is encoded by the exons ATGAAGCTCATGATGAGCAAAAGCATAGCATCAGAATTGCCGATTAAAAGGTTGCCTTGCCGTTCAGGCATATTTGATTTG GTAGATACCTACATACAACAGCTTGACCAGTATTTGAAGAATTTTGATGAAAAGCTTCGTCAAG AAAGAGGAAGTGATGCTGCAACTGGGTTACCAACTTCAAGTGTGGATGGTAACACAAAATCTGGACGGGGAACAGAAGGTGGTAGAGGCGGGTGTAAAAA AAATGGACAGGCTGCGGCCGCAACTGTTGCTACAGAATCATCAACTGCTACAACTCCCACAGGAATGGAACTTGAATTACCAATTGATCCAAATGAACCAACTTACTGTCTCTGCAACCAAGTTAGTTATGGTGAGATGGTTGCCCGTGATAACCCTAATGTATGTGACAATTTCCTCCCTCAGTTTCCAATTATATTGGTGATTACGACTATAAGCTAA
- the LOC120073368 gene encoding probable serine incorporator, whose protein sequence is MSLGGGVRTQQGNPEFVSLETPNADYASEKKKSLRVRYIYGIIFLMTNLIAWFLRDYGQRIVPQLHYLKSCGAGGQDCFHALGVLRVSLGCFIFFFLMFLCTSRTRKLHEPRNVWHSNWWSLKFIVFIVSMLVPFFFPPALIQLYGEFARAGAGIFLLLQLVSVIQFISWWNKYWMPDEKMKQSCSLGLFTSTIFYIASFCGIGLMYSLYVPKVRCVLNIFFISWTLILLIVMMVVSLHSKVNRGLLSSGIMASYVVFLCWSAIRSEPVTEKCSARKEESGNSDWITILSFLIAICAVVMATFSTGIDSQSFQFRKDKVKEEDDILYTYGFFHLTFSLGAMYFAMLFISWNLNNSATKWSMDVGWTSTWVKIFNEWFAATIYLWTLISPVVRQAKIQDHEGVVVQEANDSAIP, encoded by the exons ATGAGCCTAGGGGGCGGAGTACGTACTCAACAAGGCAACCCTGAATTTGTTTCTTTGGAAACTCCAAATGCTGATTATGCAAGTGAAAAGAAGAAGTCCTTGCGAGTTCGCTACATATACGGCATTATCTTCCTGATGACAAATCTCATTGCTTGGTTTCTTCGAGATTATGGGCAAAGGATTGTACCTCAGCTACATT ATCTGAAATCATGTGGAGCAGGAGGACAGGATTGTTTTCATGCACTCGGAGTTCTTCGTGTGAGCTTAGGATGTTTT ATATTTTTCTTTCTGATGTTTCTCTGTACATCAAGAACAAGAAAATTACATGAACCTCGCAATGTGTGGCATTCTAATTGGTGGAGCTTGAAGTTCATTGTGTTTATTGTTTCAATGCTGGTTCCATTCTTCTTCCCTCCAGCTCTTATCCAATTATATG gtGAATTTGCGCGTGCCGGTGCAGG gatatttctcCTCCTCCAACTGGTTAGTGTTATCCAGTTTATCTCATGGTGGAATAAGTATTGGATGCCTGATGAGAAGATGAAGCAGAG CTGCTCCCTCGGATTATTCACATCAACGATTTTTTACATAGCTTCCTTCTGTGGAATTGGCTTAATGTACTCCTTATATGTTCCAAAAGTGAGATGTGTTCTCAATATATTCTTCATCTCTTGGACTTTGATTCTGCTCATTGTGATGATGGTTGTATCTTTACATTCGAAG GTTAATAGAGGTCTGTTGTCATCTGGTATCATGGCTTCATATGTTGTCTTCCTCTGCTGGTCTGCCATTAGAAG CGAACCTGTGACCGAAAAATGCAGTGCACGGAAAGAAGAGAGCGGGAATAGCGACTGGATTACAATACTT AGTTTCTTAATTGCAATATGTGCTGTTGTCATGGCAACCTTCTCAACTGGTATTGATTCACAATCATTTCAG TTCCGAAAAGACAAGGTGAAAGAGGAAGATGATATTCTTTACACGTATGGGTTTTTCCATCTCACATTCTCTTTAGGGGCCATGTATTTTGCTATGCTCTTCATTAGCTGGAACCTCAACAACTCAGCCACAAA GTGGAGCATGGATGTAGGATGGACAAGTACTTGGGTTAAGATCTTTAATGAATGGTTTGCAGCCACAATATACT TGTGGACACTAATTTCTCCAGTGGTGAGACAGGCAAAGATCCAGGATCATGAAGGAGTTGTAGTGCAAGAAGCAAATGATTCAGCAATTCCTTGA